In a single window of the Vibrio celticus genome:
- the hmpA gene encoding NO-inducible flavohemoprotein, whose product MLNNAHIEIIKSTIPLLESAGPALTQHFYQRMFTHNPELKDIFNMTHQRAGRQGVALFEAIAAYAKNIENLAALTTAVERIAQKHTSFNIQPEHYQIVGLHLIETLRELAADAFTPEVEEAWTAAYLFLAQVFIDREAELYLQRKQAVGGWEAARAFVIADKIEESALVTSFILQPKDGGEVLDYTPGQYIGIEVKPEGSQYSEIRQYSLSDKPNGKQYRISVKREGQGQETQGVVSNHLHDTVAVGDEVSLYAPAGDFMYQERSKPVTLISAGVGVTPMQSMLEFLNTEDKNEPVLYLHACENVGQHSFTTRVKDIVADKGWEAKTWYMNKDESACENTHQGQMDLASISDTKGFEESDFYICGPVGFMKNIVDQLDALKVDRSRVHYEVFGPHANF is encoded by the coding sequence ATGCTTAACAATGCACATATCGAAATCATCAAATCTACTATCCCTCTACTTGAGAGCGCAGGCCCAGCTTTAACTCAGCATTTTTATCAACGTATGTTCACGCATAACCCTGAGTTGAAAGATATCTTCAATATGACTCACCAAAGAGCAGGTCGCCAAGGTGTAGCACTGTTTGAAGCTATCGCGGCATATGCAAAGAACATTGAAAACCTAGCAGCGTTAACAACAGCCGTTGAACGTATTGCTCAGAAACACACAAGCTTTAACATTCAACCAGAGCACTACCAAATTGTTGGTTTACACCTGATTGAGACATTACGTGAACTAGCTGCTGACGCCTTTACTCCAGAAGTGGAAGAAGCATGGACAGCCGCTTACCTATTCTTAGCGCAAGTATTCATCGATCGTGAAGCTGAACTTTACCTACAGCGTAAGCAAGCTGTTGGTGGTTGGGAAGCAGCGCGTGCGTTTGTAATTGCAGACAAAATCGAAGAGTCAGCGCTAGTAACAAGCTTCATCTTACAGCCAAAAGACGGCGGTGAAGTTCTGGATTACACACCAGGTCAATACATCGGTATCGAAGTGAAACCGGAAGGCTCTCAATACAGCGAGATTCGTCAATACTCACTGTCTGATAAGCCAAACGGCAAGCAATACCGTATTTCTGTTAAACGTGAAGGACAAGGCCAAGAGACACAAGGCGTTGTATCTAACCACCTACACGATACGGTTGCTGTTGGTGATGAAGTTAGCCTATACGCACCAGCAGGTGACTTCATGTATCAAGAGCGCAGTAAGCCAGTAACGCTTATCTCTGCAGGTGTTGGTGTAACGCCAATGCAGTCTATGCTTGAGTTCCTAAACACGGAAGATAAAAACGAGCCAGTACTTTACCTTCACGCTTGTGAGAACGTAGGCCAACACTCTTTCACGACTCGTGTTAAAGATATTGTTGCCGACAAAGGTTGGGAAGCGAAAACGTGGTACATGAACAAAGATGAATCTGCATGTGAAAATACGCATCAAGGCCAAATGGATCTAGCGTCTATCTCTGATACTAAAGGCTTTGAAGAGAGCGATTTCTACATCTGTGGTCCTGTTGGTTTCATGAAGAACATCGTGGATCAACTAGACGCACTTAAAGTTGATCGTTCACGTGTACACTACGAAGTATTCGGCCCTCACGCTAACTTCTAA
- the norR gene encoding nitric oxide reductase transcriptional regulator NorR: MQDISASTLMEMTIGLASGVNDQDRFNRLIDAIRKTITCDCVALLSLQGDTLVPIAMQGLSRDTFGRRFIISEHPRFEEICASRSPVRFDADSSLPDPFDGLLIDHDGDLPMHACMGLPLLFGDKLLGILTLDSLKPDVFANIPARNLEVLAAIAASTMQMALTFSQLEHQAKQSKQLLEELNVEAWERDGGELIGNSDTMVALKNDIAVVAPSEFNILIHGDTGVGKELVARTLHHQSQRKRNPLVYVNCAAIPENLVESELFGHVRGAFTGADKNRLGKFALADGGTLFLDEIGELPLAAQSKLLRALQNNEIQPVGQDNIQTIDVRVLAATNRDLKQEVEDGRFRADLYHRLSVYPIAVPALKDRGDDISLLAGFFLEQARRKLGINQVKFRSDVLSFLNRYGWPGNVRELEHVISRSALKALARSTNKNLVTITKEDCGPLDQDQPIATTQVKNTPLSTPTIDLSAGLRGATDDFQRSIITEVLEDANFNWAQAGRVLKTDRANLTRLSKRLGLNVAKSHTIERTK; this comes from the coding sequence ATGCAAGATATCTCCGCATCTACCCTCATGGAAATGACCATTGGCCTCGCAAGTGGTGTGAACGATCAAGATCGTTTCAATCGCCTGATCGATGCCATTCGCAAAACCATAACGTGTGATTGTGTCGCGCTTTTAAGCCTTCAAGGCGACACGCTAGTACCTATCGCAATGCAAGGGCTCAGCCGAGATACATTCGGTCGTCGCTTTATCATTTCAGAACACCCACGGTTTGAAGAGATCTGCGCGTCTCGCTCTCCTGTTCGTTTCGATGCTGACAGCTCCTTACCCGATCCTTTCGATGGTTTGCTTATTGACCATGATGGCGATTTACCAATGCATGCTTGTATGGGCTTGCCTTTGCTATTTGGCGACAAGTTATTGGGCATTCTGACTCTAGATAGCTTGAAACCTGATGTCTTCGCGAATATTCCGGCGCGTAACCTTGAAGTGCTGGCGGCTATTGCAGCCTCAACCATGCAGATGGCACTGACCTTCTCGCAACTTGAACATCAAGCAAAACAGTCAAAGCAATTACTGGAAGAGTTGAACGTAGAAGCGTGGGAACGTGATGGCGGCGAGTTGATTGGTAACAGTGACACCATGGTCGCGCTTAAGAACGACATCGCTGTTGTCGCGCCGTCTGAGTTTAATATCTTGATTCATGGTGACACGGGGGTTGGTAAAGAGCTCGTGGCTCGTACCCTGCACCATCAATCTCAACGTAAACGTAACCCACTCGTCTACGTAAACTGTGCTGCAATTCCTGAAAACTTAGTAGAGAGTGAACTGTTTGGTCACGTTCGTGGCGCGTTCACTGGCGCAGACAAAAACCGCTTAGGTAAGTTTGCTTTAGCCGATGGTGGCACACTGTTCCTTGATGAGATTGGTGAGTTGCCTTTGGCTGCTCAAAGTAAGCTCCTGCGTGCTCTACAAAACAACGAAATTCAACCTGTTGGCCAAGACAACATTCAAACCATTGATGTGCGAGTATTGGCAGCGACAAACCGAGATCTAAAACAAGAAGTTGAAGACGGTCGATTCAGAGCCGATTTGTACCACCGACTGAGTGTGTACCCTATCGCGGTGCCTGCACTGAAAGATCGTGGTGACGACATCAGCCTATTAGCGGGTTTCTTCTTAGAACAAGCGCGTCGTAAGCTTGGTATCAACCAAGTTAAGTTCCGCTCTGACGTTCTTTCGTTCCTAAACCGTTATGGTTGGCCGGGTAACGTGCGTGAACTTGAGCACGTGATCAGTCGTTCAGCATTGAAAGCGTTAGCGCGCAGCACCAATAAAAACTTAGTGACAATCACCAAGGAAGATTGTGGTCCACTCGACCAAGATCAGCCTATTGCGACGACACAGGTGAAGAACACACCGTTATCGACACCAACGATCGACCTTTCTGCAGGGCTACGTGGTGCAACGGACGATTTTCAACGCAGTATCATTACTGAGGTGTTGGAAGATGCCAACTTTAACTGGGCACAAGCAGGGCGAGTTCTGAAAACAGACCGAGCAAACCTGACTCGACTGTCTAAGCGTTTAGGGCTAAATGTGGCGAAGTCTCACACGATCGAACGGACAAAATAG
- a CDS encoding glutaredoxin family protein: MKFIRWFLGRVILLLNFVFSPRGVKRSQEEQSKVNEQAKTHTLYQFEACPFCVKVRRAMKRQSVQFELRDAKNNEQHRAELEAGGGRVKVPCLRIEKDGKTEWMYESSDIVTYLEKQFA; the protein is encoded by the coding sequence ATGAAGTTTATCCGTTGGTTCTTAGGTCGTGTCATCTTGTTATTGAATTTTGTTTTCAGCCCACGTGGTGTGAAGCGTTCTCAAGAAGAACAAAGCAAAGTGAATGAGCAAGCAAAAACGCACACGTTATACCAATTCGAAGCGTGCCCATTTTGTGTGAAAGTGCGCCGCGCGATGAAACGTCAGTCGGTTCAATTTGAACTTCGTGATGCAAAAAACAACGAGCAACACCGTGCTGAGCTTGAAGCTGGCGGCGGTCGTGTGAAAGTGCCTTGTCTACGTATCGAAAAAGACGGCAAAACTGAGTGGATGTACGAATCTTCAGATATCGTGACTTACTTAGAAAAGCAGTTTGCATAA
- a CDS encoding OmpA family protein has product MLSIALAGCEATSPTDLLGGDMLETAPQTDYDLMHPEWGVVQTTHVASNRGYSIQSSTHQQRTITTNYGRGVSTNDPLEVFLRQNRIDFEVLPGNHVMVKLEQHVNFKTGSAFPEPAYNQWLDTLGSYLAQRQDIDVVIEGHTDNTGTDRINDPLSEQRAKEVKARLESNYVSSRSIYTRGFGEYVPACTNASAQGKACNRRVELMLIVAK; this is encoded by the coding sequence ATGTTAAGCATAGCTTTGGCGGGGTGTGAAGCCACGTCACCAACTGATTTACTTGGCGGTGACATGCTAGAAACTGCGCCGCAAACCGATTACGACTTGATGCATCCTGAATGGGGTGTGGTTCAAACGACTCATGTAGCAAGCAATCGTGGGTACTCGATTCAGAGCAGCACTCATCAACAAAGAACCATCACGACCAACTACGGACGTGGCGTTTCGACTAACGATCCACTGGAAGTCTTTTTAAGACAAAACCGTATCGATTTTGAAGTGTTGCCGGGTAACCATGTGATGGTAAAGCTTGAGCAGCACGTGAACTTTAAAACAGGCTCAGCATTCCCCGAGCCAGCTTATAATCAATGGCTAGATACGCTAGGCAGCTACCTTGCTCAGCGCCAAGATATTGATGTGGTGATTGAAGGGCACACCGATAACACGGGCACAGATCGAATCAATGATCCGCTTTCAGAGCAGCGCGCAAAAGAAGTGAAGGCTCGATTAGAGAGTAACTATGTGTCGAGTCGTTCCATTTATACTCGTGGCTTCGGTGAGTATGTTCCAGCTTGCACCAACGCTTCTGCCCAAGGCAAGGCGTGTAACCGCCGTGTGGAATTGATGCTGATTGTAGCGAAGTAG
- a CDS encoding thioredoxin domain-containing protein: MFKPFTKFITALAAVLIIAGCSETDEPQKGVQYEALPTALTEFNLSPITEIFSLNCGHCRQMESAIPEIESLTDQTIGKMHVTFNESAQISAMIYYTAVMQLDATPDHAFMDDLFGAVQMGADATPEQRQQALETAFTSRGLVSPYQLNKEQQVALFDYVKKAEEISVKGQINSVPTFIINGKYQVLTAGHQDVAGIAKTINYLLTQP, from the coding sequence ATGTTTAAACCATTTACTAAATTCATCACAGCACTCGCTGCCGTACTCATTATCGCGGGTTGTAGTGAAACAGACGAGCCACAAAAAGGCGTTCAATACGAAGCACTTCCTACTGCTCTAACAGAATTTAACTTGTCTCCGATCACGGAAATCTTCTCTCTTAACTGTGGTCACTGCCGTCAAATGGAAAGTGCCATTCCAGAGATTGAATCTTTAACAGACCAAACTATTGGCAAGATGCACGTGACGTTCAACGAAAGCGCTCAAATCAGCGCAATGATCTACTACACAGCAGTGATGCAGCTTGATGCGACGCCTGACCACGCGTTCATGGACGACCTATTTGGTGCCGTTCAAATGGGTGCAGATGCAACACCAGAGCAGCGTCAACAAGCACTAGAGACAGCGTTTACTTCTCGTGGTTTGGTTAGCCCATACCAACTGAACAAAGAACAGCAAGTCGCTCTTTTCGACTACGTTAAAAAAGCAGAAGAGATCTCAGTAAAAGGTCAGATCAACTCAGTACCAACCTTTATCATCAACGGTAAATACCAAGTACTAACAGCAGGTCACCAAGACGTTGCTGGCATTGCAAAAACGATCAACTACCTTTTGACTCAACCATAA
- a CDS encoding FKBP-type peptidyl-prolyl cis-trans isomerase: MSKFVIPVIVFLLAGFMIYRTWTNHKSGAENFEQGQQFLIENGAKEGVVTTESGLQYLVLEEGTGTEHPTKNSKVTVHYHGTLIDGTVFDSSVERGEPISFALKQVIKGWQEGLTYMVEGQKVRLFIPSTLAYGKGGSGPIPPSSTLIFDVELISIK; this comes from the coding sequence ATGTCTAAATTTGTCATCCCGGTCATTGTCTTTCTTTTGGCGGGTTTCATGATTTACCGTACTTGGACGAATCATAAGTCTGGTGCAGAGAACTTCGAACAAGGTCAACAGTTCCTTATCGAGAACGGCGCTAAAGAAGGTGTTGTAACGACTGAAAGCGGTCTTCAATACCTTGTTCTTGAGGAAGGCACAGGCACAGAGCACCCAACTAAGAACAGCAAAGTAACGGTTCACTACCACGGTACGCTGATCGACGGCACTGTTTTCGATAGCTCTGTTGAGCGCGGCGAGCCAATCTCATTTGCTCTTAAGCAAGTAATCAAAGGCTGGCAAGAAGGTTTGACTTACATGGTTGAAGGCCAAAAAGTTCGTCTATTTATTCCAAGCACTCTAGCTTACGGTAAAGGCGGTTCTGGCCCTATCCCACCATCATCGACTCTGATTTTTGATGTAGAACTCATCTCTATCAAATAA
- a CDS encoding TetR/AcrR family transcriptional regulator — protein MNEKTNDTRLHVLDVGYQLIVNNGFNGVGLSQLLKEADVPKGSFYHYFKSKEQFGEALIQHYFENYIIKIEAILVHGEGNHYQRILSYFSLWAKTENGTCNAHKCLVVKLSAEVSDLSDPMRQALLKGAEKVTNTIEQCIVGGIEDGSIKVEDSQEAAQNLYSMWLGASLLSKLSQSSHSLQSVLSLTERILKGES, from the coding sequence ATGAACGAAAAAACGAATGACACACGCCTACATGTTTTAGATGTGGGCTATCAACTAATAGTAAACAACGGCTTTAACGGCGTTGGCCTATCGCAATTGCTTAAAGAAGCGGACGTGCCGAAAGGGTCGTTTTACCACTACTTTAAATCTAAAGAGCAATTTGGCGAGGCGTTGATTCAGCACTATTTTGAAAACTACATCATTAAGATTGAAGCAATTTTAGTACACGGTGAAGGTAATCATTATCAGCGAATCTTGAGCTATTTCTCGCTATGGGCCAAGACCGAAAACGGTACCTGTAATGCTCATAAATGCTTAGTGGTTAAACTCAGCGCGGAAGTTTCTGATCTTTCTGATCCTATGCGCCAAGCGCTACTAAAGGGTGCTGAGAAAGTGACGAATACCATCGAGCAGTGCATTGTCGGCGGTATCGAAGATGGATCTATAAAGGTTGAAGACAGCCAAGAAGCCGCTCAGAACCTATACTCAATGTGGTTAGGCGCGAGCTTATTGAGCAAGCTGAGCCAAAGTTCACATAGCTTACAGTCGGTTTTGAGCCTTACCGAACGAATTTTAAAAGGTGAAAGCTAA